One part of the Pseudomonas leptonychotis genome encodes these proteins:
- a CDS encoding Dps family protein has translation MEINIGIAEPDRAAIAEGLSRLLADTYTLYLKTHNFHWNVTGPMFNTLHLMFEGQYTELSLAVDQIAERIRTLGFPAPGTYAAYARLSSIKEEEGVPSAPDMIKQLVQGQEAVVRTARGIFPLLDKVSDEPTADLLTQRMQVHEKTAWMLRSLLAD, from the coding sequence ATGGAAATCAATATCGGAATTGCCGAGCCGGACCGCGCCGCCATCGCCGAAGGCCTGTCGCGCCTACTTGCCGACACCTACACCCTGTATCTGAAAACGCATAACTTTCACTGGAACGTCACCGGTCCGATGTTCAACACCCTGCACCTGATGTTTGAAGGCCAATACACCGAACTGTCGCTGGCCGTCGACCAGATCGCCGAACGTATACGCACCCTCGGTTTCCCAGCCCCTGGCACCTACGCCGCCTATGCCCGCCTTTCTTCTATAAAAGAAGAAGAAGGTGTGCCGAGCGCGCCAGACATGATCAAGCAGCTGGTTCAAGGCCAAGAAGCAGTGGTACGCACGGCTCGCGGCATTTTTCCTTTATTGGATAAGGTCAGTGACGAGCCAACGGCCGACTTGCTCACTCAACGTATGCAAGTTCATGAAAAAACTGCCTGGATGTTACGCAGCCTGCTGGCCGACTAG
- a CDS encoding GGDEF domain-containing protein, whose protein sequence is MNKPAKAPSILELYPEETRDAAALLKKAVPLMMRHDIPPNPVHYALWYTYSKGLEPELNRRLDKTVADFDSFPPETAAKLFRDYIINGELEEARAGQQQVIELVDDIEGNVSRNIVGSSNYQTSLEHGLAALQEPFIEDLPNVLNELQQSTQLMQDQQDKFLYRLKAAQQEIKSLRNQLERAHIAATLDSLTQVFNRNAFSRLLEQTLSNDHEGVVLVMLDIDHFKQFNDQYGHPLGDRVLQHVGQLLREFLPARAIAARYGGEEFCIILRDCVDNTAAYAYAEQLRVKIQSLRIKVRRTDEVLDSITASFGFALAEPGDTLETLLTRADDALYQAKRDGRNQVNPNLSETALSA, encoded by the coding sequence ATGAACAAACCCGCAAAAGCCCCCAGCATTCTGGAACTGTACCCCGAGGAAACCCGCGATGCTGCGGCGCTTCTGAAGAAAGCGGTACCGCTGATGATGCGCCACGACATCCCCCCTAATCCGGTGCACTACGCTCTCTGGTACACCTACAGCAAAGGCTTGGAACCAGAACTCAATCGCCGCCTGGATAAAACCGTCGCTGACTTTGACAGCTTCCCTCCTGAAACTGCCGCCAAACTATTTCGCGACTACATTATCAACGGTGAACTCGAAGAAGCCCGCGCAGGGCAGCAACAGGTCATCGAACTGGTCGACGACATTGAGGGCAATGTTTCACGCAATATAGTTGGCAGCAGCAATTATCAGACTAGCCTGGAGCACGGCCTGGCTGCTTTGCAGGAACCGTTCATTGAAGACCTGCCCAACGTCCTCAATGAGCTGCAGCAAAGCACCCAATTGATGCAGGACCAACAAGACAAGTTCCTCTATCGCCTCAAAGCCGCCCAGCAAGAAATCAAAAGCCTGCGTAACCAGCTTGAACGGGCGCATATCGCGGCAACACTGGACAGCCTGACCCAAGTATTCAACCGTAACGCCTTCAGCCGTCTGCTCGAACAAACCTTGAGCAATGACCATGAAGGTGTAGTTCTGGTCATGCTAGACATTGACCATTTCAAACAATTTAACGATCAATACGGCCACCCGCTGGGCGATCGCGTTCTGCAGCATGTCGGACAATTACTGCGCGAATTTCTTCCCGCCCGTGCAATAGCTGCGCGCTATGGCGGCGAAGAGTTCTGCATCATCCTGCGCGATTGCGTCGACAATACTGCGGCCTACGCTTATGCCGAACAATTGCGAGTGAAAATCCAATCTTTGCGCATCAAAGTACGCCGCACTGACGAAGTACTCGACAGCATCACCGCCTCCTTCGGCTTCGCCCTTGCAGAGCCAGGCGACACTCTGGAAACATTGCTTACCCGCGCCGACGATGCGCTTTATCAGGCCAAACGCGATGGCCGCAACCAGGTTAACCCTAACCTTAGCGAAACAGCCCTCAGCGCCTGA
- a CDS encoding cold-shock protein — MKSRNTSSSQDLGDRETGTVKWFNTSKGFGFISRDSGDDIFVHFRAIRGEGHRVLVEGQRVEFAVMQRDKGLQAEDVIAALPIRR, encoded by the coding sequence CTGAAATCACGCAACACCTCAAGCTCGCAAGATCTTGGCGACCGTGAGACAGGTACGGTCAAATGGTTCAACACCTCAAAGGGCTTCGGCTTTATCTCGCGTGACTCTGGTGACGATATCTTTGTGCACTTCCGCGCCATTCGCGGCGAAGGACACCGCGTACTGGTAGAAGGTCAGCGCGTCGAATTTGCTGTAATGCAGCGCGACAAAGGCCTGCAAGCTGAAGATGTGATCGCCGCATTACCTATACGGCGTTAA
- a CDS encoding SlyX family protein codes for MGIDERINDLQSRLAFQDDTIQALNDALVAQQRLLERLQLQVAALIKRQDEVGSQFGLAEDEAPPPHY; via the coding sequence GTGGGAATAGACGAGCGCATTAACGACCTGCAAAGCCGTTTGGCTTTTCAGGACGACACCATTCAGGCGCTCAATGATGCGTTGGTGGCGCAGCAGCGCCTGCTGGAGCGGTTGCAGTTACAGGTGGCTGCATTGATCAAGCGCCAGGATGAAGTGGGGTCGCAATTCGGGCTGGCTGAAGATGAGGCGCCGCCGCCTCATTATTGA
- a CDS encoding HIT family protein: MFVLDSRLQQDTVCLGEYPLCRLLLMNDVQYPWFILVPRREDVSELFQLDAADQLQLWRETTGLAELLKDCFAADKMNVATLGNVVSQLHMHVIVRRRDDVSWPAPVWGRHPTQAYTVEQVAALKARLRSVLAGDFCFVEG, translated from the coding sequence ATGTTTGTTTTGGATTCGCGGTTGCAGCAGGACACTGTCTGCTTGGGTGAGTACCCGTTATGCCGTCTGCTGTTGATGAATGATGTGCAGTACCCCTGGTTTATCCTGGTTCCGCGTCGTGAGGATGTCAGTGAGTTATTTCAATTGGATGCAGCAGATCAGCTGCAGCTCTGGCGAGAAACTACGGGGTTGGCTGAGCTGCTCAAGGACTGTTTTGCTGCAGACAAGATGAATGTGGCGACCCTGGGAAATGTGGTGAGCCAACTGCATATGCATGTCATCGTGCGCCGTCGTGATGATGTGTCTTGGCCTGCTCCCGTATGGGGGCGGCATCCCACGCAGGCCTATACGGTTGAGCAGGTGGCTGCATTGAAAGCTCGCTTGCGCTCGGTGTTGGCGGGTGATTTTTGTTTTGTTGAGGGTTGA
- a CDS encoding OprD family porin, whose translation MQVMKWSVIALAVAAGSTQMAFASSQSESKGFLEDSTFNIFNRILYQNRDFRNGASNGASSSANPAGYREETGLGIRLLAESGFTQGTVGVGVDAHSLSSIKIDGGRGRNGTGQFATTDDGRGDDTQTEVGGAIKFRVSDTVLKYGNQMTGSPVFATDDSRILPEVATGTLLTSNEIEGLELTAGRFTGLSSQVRTSRDSLGLTEANIVGASYSFTDNFSGAIHASDVEDHFKKQYINLNYNLPLAEEQALNFDLNGYRTNDDGQKLSGEVDNKIWSLAAAYSFGAHTVTLAHQRSSGDTAYAYGVDGGGTIFLANSVQFSDFDRADENSWQVRYDLNMASYGIPGLSFMSRYIRGNGIDTGVAGADEGQEHEFDFETKYVIQEGAAKDLSFRVRSAIWRANSAMNDAYSADVNDFRLIVEYPLSVL comes from the coding sequence ATGCAAGTGATGAAGTGGAGCGTAATCGCACTCGCAGTAGCAGCGGGCAGCACCCAGATGGCATTTGCCTCAAGCCAGTCCGAATCCAAGGGCTTCCTTGAAGACAGTACCTTCAACATTTTCAACCGCATCCTGTACCAGAACCGTGACTTCAGAAATGGCGCGAGTAATGGCGCGAGCTCATCCGCCAATCCTGCTGGTTACCGTGAAGAAACTGGCCTGGGCATCCGCCTACTTGCAGAATCCGGCTTCACCCAAGGCACCGTAGGTGTAGGTGTAGACGCACACAGTCTGAGCAGCATCAAAATTGACGGCGGCCGTGGTCGCAATGGTACGGGTCAATTCGCAACAACCGACGATGGTCGTGGTGATGACACCCAGACTGAAGTTGGTGGCGCAATTAAGTTCCGTGTATCGGACACCGTACTGAAGTACGGCAACCAGATGACCGGCAGCCCAGTCTTCGCAACTGACGACAGCCGTATCCTGCCAGAAGTCGCTACCGGTACTTTGCTGACCAGTAACGAAATCGAAGGCTTGGAGCTGACAGCCGGTCGCTTTACCGGTCTGAGCAGCCAAGTGCGCACTTCGCGTGACTCTCTAGGCCTCACCGAAGCCAACATCGTTGGTGCAAGCTACAGCTTCACCGATAATTTTAGCGGCGCAATCCACGCTTCCGACGTTGAAGATCACTTTAAGAAGCAGTACATCAACCTGAACTATAACCTGCCTCTGGCAGAAGAACAGGCTCTGAACTTTGACCTGAACGGCTACAGAACTAACGATGACGGCCAGAAATTGTCTGGCGAAGTCGACAACAAAATCTGGAGCTTGGCTGCTGCCTACAGCTTCGGAGCACACACTGTAACGCTGGCCCACCAGCGCTCCTCGGGTGACACCGCTTATGCTTATGGCGTAGACGGCGGCGGCACAATTTTCCTGGCTAACTCGGTACAGTTCTCCGACTTCGACCGCGCCGATGAAAATTCCTGGCAAGTTCGCTATGACTTGAACATGGCATCTTACGGGATTCCAGGCCTGAGCTTCATGAGCCGCTATATCCGCGGTAATGGTATCGACACTGGTGTTGCGGGCGCTGACGAAGGCCAGGAACACGAATTTGACTTCGAAACCAAATACGTAATCCAAGAAGGTGCTGCAAAAGACCTTTCGTTCCGCGTACGTAGTGCGATCTGGCGCGCCAACAGCGCTATGAACGACGCTTACAGCGCAGACGTGAACGATTTCCGTCTGATCGTTGAATACCCACTGAGCGTTCTGTAA
- a CDS encoding PaaI family thioesterase, whose protein sequence is MTAEQVQALIRAGLPMAEDINLCIDRLDANGALARVPFHNKLVRPGGTLSGPTIMALADAAMYAVILGSLGRVEMAVTSNLNINFLVKPKPVDLLAQARILRLSRRQAVCEVSVYSQGNEEELVAHVTGTYALPL, encoded by the coding sequence TTGACGGCGGAGCAGGTTCAGGCGCTGATTCGGGCAGGGTTGCCGATGGCGGAAGACATTAACTTGTGTATCGATCGGCTGGATGCCAATGGAGCGCTGGCGCGGGTGCCGTTCCACAATAAGTTGGTCCGCCCGGGCGGAACCTTGTCTGGGCCGACCATTATGGCCCTAGCGGACGCGGCGATGTATGCGGTGATACTCGGCAGTCTCGGGCGAGTAGAGATGGCGGTGACGTCGAATTTGAATATCAATTTTCTGGTTAAACCCAAACCAGTTGATCTGTTGGCTCAAGCGCGGATATTGCGGCTGAGCCGTCGCCAGGCTGTTTGCGAGGTTTCGGTTTATTCGCAGGGCAATGAGGAAGAGCTGGTGGCGCATGTGACGGGGACTTATGCGTTGCCACTGTAA
- a CDS encoding proline--tRNA ligase: MRTSQFLLSTLKETPSDATVISHQLMLRAGMIRKLASGLYTWLPMGLRVLRKVEKVVREEMNAAGALEVLMPGIQPAELWQESGRWEQYGPELLRMKDRHGRDFCAGPTHEEVITDLARNELNSYKQLPINLYQIQTKFRDEIRPRFGLMRGREFIMKDAYSFHVDQASLQQTYDIMHQAYCNVFTRLGLNFRPVQADTGSIGGTGSHEFHVLADSGEDDIAFSDSSDYAANIEKAEAVPRESSRGVATESMRMVETPDTKTIDALVQGFGLAIEKTIKTLMVHGAKKGTLVALIVRGDHELNEIKAANLELVASPLVFANEAEIRAAIGAGPGSLGPVNLPIPCIIDRSVALMSDFASGANIDDKHYFGVNWERDLPLPEVADLRNVLAGDPSPDGKGTLEIKRGIEVGHIFQLGTKYSEALNCQVLGENGKPVTLAMGCYGIGVSRVVAAAIEQNNDERGILWNDALAPFHIALVPLRYETEAVREATDKLYAELTAAGFEVLLDDRDKKTSPGIKFADMELIGIPHRIVVSDRGLAEGNLEYKSRKETEAQAVPVADILSFVQARISH; encoded by the coding sequence ATGCGTACCAGCCAGTTCCTGCTCTCGACTCTCAAAGAAACCCCATCCGATGCCACCGTCATCAGCCACCAGCTGATGCTGCGTGCCGGCATGATTCGCAAGCTGGCTTCTGGCCTCTACACCTGGCTGCCCATGGGCCTGCGCGTGTTGCGCAAGGTTGAGAAAGTCGTACGTGAGGAAATGAACGCTGCCGGCGCACTGGAAGTGCTGATGCCTGGTATTCAGCCTGCCGAACTGTGGCAAGAATCCGGCCGCTGGGAGCAATACGGCCCCGAGCTGCTGCGCATGAAAGATCGTCACGGTCGCGATTTTTGCGCAGGCCCGACTCACGAAGAAGTGATCACAGACCTGGCGCGCAACGAGCTAAATAGCTACAAGCAGCTGCCAATCAATCTGTATCAGATCCAAACCAAGTTCCGCGACGAAATCCGTCCGCGCTTTGGCTTGATGCGTGGCCGCGAGTTCATCATGAAGGATGCTTACTCCTTTCACGTCGACCAAGCGTCGTTGCAGCAGACCTATGACATCATGCATCAGGCCTATTGCAACGTATTTACCCGCCTGGGCCTGAACTTCCGCCCTGTGCAGGCTGACACCGGCTCCATCGGCGGTACTGGCTCCCACGAATTCCACGTACTGGCCGATTCCGGCGAAGACGATATTGCCTTCAGCGACAGCTCCGATTACGCCGCCAATATCGAGAAAGCCGAAGCGGTTCCGCGCGAAAGCAGCCGTGGCGTGGCGACTGAAAGCATGCGCATGGTTGAAACCCCAGACACCAAGACTATCGACGCGCTGGTTCAAGGCTTTGGTCTGGCCATCGAAAAAACCATCAAGACCCTGATGGTGCATGGCGCTAAAAAAGGCACCTTGGTGGCGTTGATCGTACGTGGCGACCACGAACTCAATGAGATCAAGGCCGCCAACCTTGAGCTGGTTGCCAGCCCGCTGGTGTTCGCCAACGAAGCCGAAATTCGCGCGGCCATCGGCGCAGGCCCTGGTTCGCTGGGCCCGGTTAATCTGCCGATTCCGTGCATCATCGACCGCTCGGTTGCCTTGATGAGCGACTTCGCCTCTGGCGCCAACATCGACGACAAGCACTATTTCGGCGTGAACTGGGAGCGCGATCTACCGCTGCCGGAAGTTGCTGACCTGCGCAATGTGTTGGCCGGCGATCCAAGCCCGGACGGCAAAGGCACTCTGGAAATCAAGCGCGGCATCGAAGTCGGGCATATCTTCCAACTCGGCACCAAGTACAGCGAAGCGCTGAACTGCCAGGTGCTCGGTGAGAACGGCAAGCCGGTAACTCTTGCCATGGGTTGCTATGGCATCGGTGTTTCCCGCGTAGTGGCAGCAGCCATCGAGCAGAACAATGATGAGCGTGGCATTCTCTGGAATGATGCTCTTGCGCCTTTCCATATCGCCCTGGTGCCGCTGCGTTACGAGACCGAGGCGGTGCGCGAAGCCACCGACAAGCTGTATGCCGAACTTACCGCTGCCGGTTTCGAAGTACTGCTCGATGACCGTGACAAAAAAACCAGCCCAGGCATCAAATTCGCGGACATGGAACTGATCGGCATCCCGCATCGCATCGTCGTCAGCGATCGCGGCCTGGCCGAAGGTAACCTGGAATACAAGAGCCGCAAGGAAACCGAAGCCCAGGCCGTGCCCGTGGCCGACATTCTGAGCTTTGTCCAGGCCCGCATAAGCCACTGA